From Levilactobacillus zymae, a single genomic window includes:
- a CDS encoding KxYKxGKxW signal peptide domain-containing protein — MRNKAVNGDPKLRYKMFKAGKVWVFTAITSFSLLSAPQLTGHADTTS, encoded by the coding sequence ATGCGGAATAAAGCTGTGAACGGCGATCCTAAGTTGAGATATAAGATGTTTAAGGCAGGGAAGGTTTGGGTTTTTACCGCCATCACGTCATTCTCACTTTTAAGCGCCCCACAGTTGACCGGACATGCGGATACGACCAGTTAG
- a CDS encoding RluA family pseudouridine synthase, translated as MTAFAWTVGGTSPVHVRTVLMAHGVTRTYLKRVKFHGGVVTLDGQAVRVIAMAHPGQQVGLQLPPEASNDHVAVSHGSLDILYEDEHFLVVNKPAEMASVPSHLYPDDTLANRVKGHLIAIDAPSNVTHIVTRLDRETSGAVLFAKHHFAHSILDKQLKLGQLDKRYIAVARGRVPVDHRLIDLPIGRAGDSFIKRQVRPDGRAATTELWVRSRSQTATLLALKLHTGRTHQIRVHCQAIGHPLLGDWLYGQPTNPWIHRQALHCARVRFYQPFLERWITCYAPLPPDMARVIRQEKLI; from the coding sequence ATGACGGCGTTTGCTTGGACGGTGGGTGGGACTAGTCCCGTGCACGTCCGGACCGTCTTGATGGCCCACGGGGTCACCCGAACCTATCTGAAACGGGTCAAGTTTCACGGGGGAGTTGTCACGTTGGACGGCCAAGCGGTACGTGTAATCGCCATGGCGCACCCGGGTCAGCAGGTGGGGTTACAGTTACCTCCGGAAGCGTCGAACGATCACGTGGCGGTGTCTCACGGGTCGTTAGATATTCTCTACGAAGATGAGCATTTTCTGGTGGTTAACAAGCCGGCTGAGATGGCGTCGGTGCCGTCGCATCTTTATCCAGACGATACATTAGCCAATCGGGTCAAGGGACACTTGATAGCGATTGATGCGCCTAGTAACGTTACGCATATTGTTACGCGGTTGGACCGGGAGACCAGTGGGGCGGTTTTATTCGCCAAACACCACTTTGCTCACTCTATTTTGGATAAGCAACTTAAATTAGGGCAACTCGACAAACGTTACATTGCAGTTGCCCGGGGCCGAGTACCGGTGGATCATCGGTTGATCGACCTGCCTATCGGTCGGGCCGGTGACTCGTTTATCAAGCGGCAGGTCCGCCCGGATGGCCGTGCCGCCACCACAGAATTATGGGTGCGTTCCCGGTCACAAACGGCTACGTTATTGGCCTTGAAGCTGCACACGGGACGGACTCATCAGATCCGGGTGCACTGCCAGGCGATCGGCCATCCGTTACTGGGAGATTGGTTGTACGGTCAGCCTACGAATCCGTGGATTCACCGCCAGGCCTTACACTGCGCGCGAGTACGGTTCTACCAGCCGTTTTTGGAACGATGGATTACCTGCTACGCCCCGCTACCCCCGGATATGGCCCGGGTCATCCGCCAAGAGAAGTTAATTTAG